A DNA window from Agrobacterium vaccinii contains the following coding sequences:
- the betC gene encoding choline-sulfatase → MARQNFLILMVDQLNGTFFPDGPADFLHAPHLKALAERSTRFANTYTASPLCAPARASFMSGQLPSRTRVYDNAAEFASDIPTYAHHLRSAGYYTGLSGKMHFVGPDQMHGFEERLTTDIYPADFGWTPDYTKPGERIDWWYHNLGSVTGAGVAEITNQMEYDDEVAYHATRKLYDLARGLDERPWCLTVSFTHPHDPYVARKRFWDLYDDCPALDPQVDALPFAQQDQHSQRLLEACDHRAFDISREQVRRARQGYFANISYIDEKIGELLDVLKRTRMEDNTTILFLSDHGDMLGERGLWFKMNFFEGSSRVPLMIAAPSMDAGRIDTPVSTLDVTPTLCALAGLDMSMLKQWTDGEELSPFASRGPVPMEYAAEGSIAPLVALRDGRYKLTICEQDPPLLFDIEADPHELNNLAVRSEYESTLASLLEQVRNRWDLPAFDRSVRESQARRWVVYKALRNGAHYPWDYQPLQKASERYMRNHMDLNVLEENQRFPRGE, encoded by the coding sequence ATGGCGCGTCAGAATTTCCTCATCCTCATGGTCGATCAGTTGAACGGCACGTTCTTTCCTGACGGACCGGCGGATTTTCTTCATGCGCCGCATCTGAAAGCTTTGGCGGAGCGCTCCACGCGCTTCGCCAACACCTATACGGCAAGTCCTCTGTGCGCGCCCGCGCGCGCGTCCTTTATGTCCGGTCAATTGCCCAGCCGCACCCGCGTCTATGACAACGCTGCCGAATTCGCCTCCGACATCCCGACCTACGCCCACCATCTGCGCTCTGCCGGTTACTACACTGGCCTTTCAGGCAAGATGCACTTCGTCGGTCCAGACCAGATGCATGGTTTCGAGGAGCGATTGACGACGGACATCTATCCTGCGGATTTCGGCTGGACGCCTGACTACACCAAGCCGGGCGAGCGGATCGACTGGTGGTACCACAATCTCGGCTCTGTCACCGGCGCTGGTGTCGCTGAGATCACCAACCAGATGGAATATGATGACGAGGTCGCTTACCACGCGACCCGCAAACTTTACGATCTCGCGCGCGGACTGGACGAACGCCCCTGGTGCCTGACCGTCAGCTTCACGCATCCGCATGATCCCTATGTCGCACGCAAGAGGTTCTGGGACCTTTACGACGATTGCCCGGCGCTGGACCCGCAGGTCGATGCGCTACCCTTCGCGCAGCAGGATCAACATTCGCAGCGGTTGCTTGAAGCCTGCGATCACCGCGCGTTCGATATCAGCCGAGAGCAGGTGAGGCGGGCCCGGCAAGGGTATTTTGCAAATATCTCCTACATCGACGAGAAAATCGGTGAGCTGCTGGATGTGCTGAAACGCACGCGGATGGAGGACAACACCACCATCCTGTTTCTGTCCGATCACGGCGACATGCTGGGTGAGCGTGGCCTGTGGTTCAAGATGAATTTCTTCGAAGGCTCTTCCCGTGTTCCATTGATGATCGCCGCACCCTCTATGGACGCAGGCCGGATCGACACGCCTGTGTCCACCCTTGATGTCACGCCGACACTATGCGCATTGGCAGGGCTGGATATGTCGATGCTGAAACAATGGACCGATGGCGAGGAGCTTTCCCCCTTCGCCAGCCGAGGCCCTGTGCCGATGGAATATGCCGCCGAAGGCTCCATAGCGCCGCTCGTTGCCCTTCGAGATGGCCGCTACAAGCTGACCATTTGCGAACAGGACCCGCCGCTGCTGTTCGACATCGAGGCCGATCCGCACGAACTAAACAATCTGGCCGTCCGATCAGAGTACGAGTCAACGCTTGCTTCTCTCTTGGAACAAGTCCGCAACCGCTGGGATTTGCCCGCATTCGACAGGTCCGTCCGCGAAAGCCAGGCCCGCCGCTGGGTGGTCTACAAGGCACTGCGCAACGGCGCCCATTACCCTTGGGATTACCAGCCATTGCAGAAAGCGTCCGAACGCTACATGCGAAATCACATGGACCTCAACGTCCTCGAAGAAAACCAGCGGTTTCCCCGTGGCGAATGA
- a CDS encoding pyridoxamine 5'-phosphate oxidase family protein — translation MTTMTMEELSGKLAKIDFCMLNTAGSGRINTRPMSNNGDVEYDGDSWFFSYEATKKIEDIERNSGVTLTFTAPPSLLGKPGIFIAFDGEAHLIRDKAQFEKHWVKDLDRWFPDGIDTPGIILIKVSARTIEYWDGEDNGRLDVSSTSAVNKGAV, via the coding sequence ATGACGACGATGACAATGGAAGAGCTTTCAGGAAAGCTGGCCAAGATCGATTTTTGCATGCTCAACACTGCGGGTTCGGGGCGTATCAATACCCGCCCGATGAGCAACAATGGCGATGTCGAATATGATGGCGACTCCTGGTTCTTTTCTTATGAAGCGACAAAGAAAATCGAGGATATCGAGCGCAACAGTGGGGTAACCCTGACGTTTACCGCGCCGCCAAGCCTTCTCGGTAAACCGGGCATTTTCATCGCCTTCGATGGTGAAGCGCATCTTATTCGCGACAAAGCGCAATTCGAAAAGCACTGGGTGAAGGATTTGGATCGCTGGTTCCCGGATGGTATAGACACCCCCGGCATCATCCTGATCAAAGTCTCGGCACGCACGATTGAATATTGGGATGGCGAAGACAATGGTCGTCTCGACGTATCGAGCACAAGTGCCGTTAATAAGGGCGCTGTATGA
- a CDS encoding polysaccharide biosynthesis/export family protein, with translation MKKAVTVLLLALLSGCAKPSDGPTAGNIRSATLPNTNEKIRVVELANAPTTSASPSIMDSATGPGLTALRNTGYNSQRLRRGDVIDITVLDTGEDGLFSSTQSKTLNLGRFTVDQGGSVNLPFIGKKRVIDSTPEGLQSQVVTGLKGSAVNPQAVVTVVDKPTSAVMMSGAVKTPGKIALTARQERVLDAINQAGGPTVAPGAASVTVVRGQQRASASLDRIMREDRQNIRLSPDDQIMIDGDASSFTALGAFKSAGEFQFETGKMTLAQAVGRAGGLLDDRADARNVYVFRNEVVQVTSKSTAITKDPVAVTTTMRPVIYHVNMRDASSIALMQLFQMQKGDVLYASNAPLVDSAKLLTVFQKSVPTAAAPQPGSAN, from the coding sequence ATGAAAAAGGCTGTTACGGTTCTCCTGTTGGCTTTGTTGAGTGGATGCGCAAAGCCTTCGGATGGGCCGACTGCGGGCAATATCAGGTCTGCCACTCTTCCCAACACCAACGAGAAAATTCGCGTGGTCGAACTGGCCAATGCTCCGACCACTTCCGCCTCCCCATCCATCATGGACAGCGCCACGGGGCCTGGCCTGACGGCACTTCGCAACACGGGTTATAACTCGCAGCGTTTGCGGCGTGGCGACGTGATCGACATTACCGTGCTGGATACGGGCGAGGATGGCCTGTTTTCGTCCACACAAAGCAAGACACTCAATCTCGGACGCTTCACGGTCGATCAGGGCGGCAGCGTCAATCTTCCTTTCATTGGCAAGAAGCGGGTTATCGACTCCACGCCAGAAGGCTTGCAGTCACAAGTCGTCACGGGCCTCAAGGGCTCTGCGGTCAATCCGCAGGCGGTCGTGACCGTTGTCGACAAGCCGACGAGTGCTGTGATGATGAGTGGTGCTGTCAAGACGCCAGGCAAGATTGCCCTGACGGCGCGGCAGGAGCGTGTGCTAGACGCCATCAATCAGGCTGGTGGTCCAACGGTTGCGCCGGGTGCTGCAAGCGTGACCGTGGTTCGCGGTCAGCAGCGCGCTTCGGCCTCGCTCGACCGGATCATGCGGGAAGATCGCCAGAACATTCGCCTTTCGCCCGACGACCAGATCATGATCGATGGCGATGCCTCAAGCTTTACGGCTCTTGGCGCTTTCAAGAGTGCGGGCGAATTCCAGTTCGAAACCGGCAAGATGACGCTGGCACAGGCGGTTGGCCGCGCGGGCGGGTTGCTGGACGACCGTGCCGATGCGCGCAATGTCTACGTCTTCCGCAACGAAGTCGTGCAGGTAACCTCGAAGTCCACGGCCATCACCAAGGACCCGGTTGCCGTAACGACGACCATGCGACCGGTGATCTACCACGTCAATATGCGTGATGCCTCGAGCATTGCGCTGATGCAGCTGTTCCAGATGCAAAAGGGCGACGTGCTGTATGCCAGCAACGCGCCGCTGGTGGATTCTGCCAAGCTGTTGACCGTTTTCCAGAAGAGCGTGCCGACTGCGGCTGCACCTCAGCCGGGCAGCGCCAACTAA
- a CDS encoding protein kinase domain-containing protein, with protein MNGDDVESEVAQYFSDLWRAIHSSERPQDLIDRIRDALDRKADTLARQQPTFIEGSFTVLSVAHQTESTLILKVRHRDLGRSFAIKTMPEDQRGDASLEQRLRREAEIGMELRHPCLQEVSALLRLTDGRPGLLQPWAPISLASRLSAEPPSAADIKHLLRRMVHAIAAVHAAGYVHCDISPANILLSADNLSSARLSDFGIALKIGERHADIGVEVAGSPDYAAPEQLSDMPAHPHQDIYALGRLTQRLLDAGGIDDDETLTRFAKTCADGDAAKRPQSAGEALRILL; from the coding sequence TTGAACGGTGACGATGTTGAAAGCGAGGTCGCCCAGTATTTCAGCGACCTCTGGCGTGCGATCCATAGTTCGGAACGTCCGCAGGACCTGATAGACCGCATCCGTGACGCGCTCGACCGGAAAGCCGACACGCTGGCGCGGCAGCAGCCGACGTTCATCGAGGGCAGTTTTACGGTCTTAAGCGTTGCCCACCAGACGGAAAGCACCCTCATCCTGAAGGTCCGCCACCGCGATCTCGGCAGGAGCTTTGCGATCAAGACAATGCCCGAAGACCAGCGTGGCGACGCTTCGCTGGAGCAACGCCTGCGCAGAGAGGCGGAAATCGGCATGGAGCTCCGCCATCCCTGTCTTCAAGAAGTCTCTGCTCTTCTGCGGCTGACGGACGGACGGCCCGGCTTGCTCCAGCCATGGGCACCCATATCACTGGCATCGCGCCTCTCGGCAGAACCTCCCTCCGCTGCTGATATCAAGCATCTGCTCAGACGCATGGTGCATGCCATTGCCGCTGTCCATGCCGCTGGCTATGTCCACTGCGATATCAGCCCAGCGAATATTTTGTTGTCTGCAGATAACCTGAGCTCGGCTCGGTTGAGTGACTTTGGCATTGCCTTGAAGATCGGCGAGCGGCATGCAGACATAGGCGTGGAGGTTGCCGGCTCGCCGGACTATGCGGCACCGGAGCAGCTTTCGGATATGCCAGCCCATCCGCACCAAGACATCTATGCCTTGGGCAGGCTAACGCAACGTCTGCTGGACGCTGGAGGGATCGATGATGACGAAACCTTGACGCGATTTGCAAAGACTTGCGCGGATGGAGACGCTGCAAAGCGCCCTCAATCTGCCGGTGAAGCACTCCGCATTCTGCTGTAG
- the tagF gene encoding type VI secretion system-associated protein TagF yields MATPVTKPVKAAVETDRIGFYGKIPSHGDFISEGMDRELIASLDAWIRAGMHACADVFAGRWDSIFTTCPPMRFIIERGIWGRSAYVGVLLPSKDRVGRKYPLVILAQMVDFRQHPRTLYLDDTWFMAAEALAETSMTLDFDMARFTTSIKRLRMPKPRDDDEDTGFSKPSAQPTSLWWYIDATSRRPRGFKFEGKPAAADFVRLFKEKTNGEDEASAPPQPKPVPKPVAAEPKPVVAPVRDLAPEPIASAPASVIYSYATHPGTRLTVNADALFVSKEPALFAIADGLGDAGAAVEAARLTTNALKDMDNSDHVDFLTQDIKGKLGTVNSLLLSRQIQEGAVRPMASVVVASIIGTTLTALWSGDARAYLLRDGTMHLLSRDHVIVGMKKQLSQCVGHSQQFRPSVTTQEWGKDDRLLLCSYPLMQALKERVISEIVHDTPIPDCANALMQEALIENVRENISAVVIGSRLER; encoded by the coding sequence ATGGCCACGCCGGTTACCAAGCCCGTAAAAGCCGCAGTCGAAACCGACAGGATCGGCTTTTACGGGAAAATTCCAAGCCACGGAGATTTCATTTCCGAGGGCATGGATCGCGAACTCATCGCCTCGCTCGATGCGTGGATCCGTGCGGGCATGCACGCCTGCGCAGATGTTTTCGCAGGCCGCTGGGATTCCATCTTCACGACGTGCCCGCCCATGCGTTTCATCATCGAACGCGGGATCTGGGGACGCAGCGCCTATGTCGGTGTTCTCCTACCCAGCAAGGACCGCGTCGGGCGAAAATATCCACTCGTCATTCTGGCGCAGATGGTCGATTTCAGACAGCACCCCAGAACACTCTATCTCGACGATACCTGGTTCATGGCAGCGGAAGCTTTGGCCGAGACATCGATGACCCTCGATTTCGACATGGCCCGCTTCACCACATCCATCAAGCGCTTGCGCATGCCAAAGCCACGCGACGATGACGAGGATACAGGCTTCTCTAAACCATCGGCGCAACCAACGAGCCTCTGGTGGTACATCGATGCCACCAGCCGTCGCCCTCGTGGTTTCAAGTTCGAAGGCAAACCGGCGGCGGCGGACTTCGTGCGGTTATTCAAGGAAAAGACCAACGGCGAAGACGAAGCATCCGCCCCCCCGCAGCCCAAACCTGTCCCGAAACCGGTTGCCGCTGAACCCAAACCCGTCGTCGCACCCGTTCGCGATTTGGCGCCCGAGCCCATAGCGAGCGCCCCAGCGTCTGTCATCTACAGCTACGCCACTCACCCCGGCACCCGGTTGACCGTCAATGCGGATGCGTTGTTCGTATCCAAGGAGCCCGCACTTTTTGCCATAGCCGACGGCTTGGGGGACGCCGGAGCCGCTGTCGAGGCAGCGCGATTGACGACCAATGCGTTGAAAGACATGGACAATAGCGACCACGTCGACTTCCTGACGCAGGACATCAAGGGCAAACTCGGCACCGTCAACAGTCTGCTGCTATCACGGCAGATACAAGAGGGAGCCGTGAGGCCTATGGCGAGTGTCGTGGTTGCCTCCATCATCGGCACGACGCTGACGGCTTTGTGGTCAGGCGACGCGCGCGCCTATCTGCTTCGCGATGGCACGATGCATCTTTTGTCCCGCGATCACGTCATCGTCGGCATGAAGAAACAGCTTTCGCAGTGCGTTGGCCATTCGCAGCAGTTCCGCCCGAGTGTGACGACGCAGGAGTGGGGCAAAGACGATCGCCTGCTGCTGTGCAGCTATCCGCTGATGCAGGCACTCAAGGAACGGGTGATTTCGGAAATTGTGCATGACACGCCCATTCCCGACTGCGCCAATGCCCTGATGCAGGAAGCATTGATCGAAAATGTTCGCGAAAACATCAGCGCCGTCGTGATCGGAAGCCGCCTTGAACGGTGA